The genomic segment GCTGAGGGGTGGGGAAGAAGAAGGTTGGCGGCAGTAAGGTGGGTTCTGGGTGTGGATGGCCAGTGGGGCGATGAGGCCTAGCTCCTGCCCAGAGAAAGTAAAGGCATTGTTGGCACAGGGGTTGTTGTTGTTATTGAGCTGTAGCAGCTCCTGGCAGTAGAGGGAGCTCGAGGACTGAGGGGGAGGTGTGCGGGATGTTGGGCTCTCCAGCAGGGGAGAGTCCAGGCTGTGGTTAGGAAAGCCAGAGAAACTGAGGCTATGGTGCAGTTTGGGGCGCTCCCCAGCCCCAGGAGCTTGTCTCCTCTCCTCGGCATTGTGGATAAAGTGGCAGCGTGGCCCATATGGGCAGAAGCCAATGGTGTGGAAGGTGCGGCACAGCTCGGTCTTGTATTTAGGGTGACGGGTCAGGCTGCGCAGCTCGTGAAAGCCATGAGCAAACTGGCACTTCTCCCCATACTTGCATGCCCCACTTTCCTCAAACGGCCTGCACAGCTCGGTCTTGTAGCGGGTAGAGTTGACCTGCGCCCCAGCTTTCTGCTGTTGCTGCTGTTGTAGGTGCAAGAGGTGCTGGCTACGCTCCCCATTCTCGCTGAATGAGCGGTCCCTAAACTTGTTTTCCCGGTTAAGCAGGGCGGTGCTGCCTGCAGCTGGCTCCTTTAGTTGGTTGTTGTTGGGGCAGAACTTGGCCGGGTTGGTGTTGCCGCTCAGGGCCTGTAGGTTGCTGGCAGAGTGCCGACGGAGAAAGCCCGGGAACAGGTTTGAGTTGGTGGAACTCACCGGGCTGCCCACTGCCTTCTTGTCCAGCATGGTACTCAGGGCCAAGTTATTCAGCACCTTCTCGTTCTGCAGGGAGAAATAGACAATCACTGTTACTCTCAAGCCAGATAACCTCCCCATCATGCAGCCAATTCTAGGAGTCACCCCCAAAGTGTACTACAGCGCCCCCCCAGCATGCAGTTACAGGAGCACCTCAAACCTATGCTCCCTATACAACATCCCTACAATGACTCCCTAAAATGCACCTACTGAGGAACCACACTGTGCCACCCAGAATATCATCCCTATATATATGCCAGAACTAGGAGCTTATTCTAAACCACCAATAGCCAATATTTTACACCCCCTGACAGATCTATTGAAATTAGTACCCAAATATTCTGCCgaaccaagcccccccccccccaatatttttTACCTAGTATGCAAGTTGAGTCCCCACTAGAACACAATAAACTCAATAGTTTGCAACATTAAGACATTCCCAACTCCCGCCAGGGCACACAAAAACAAAGGACAAATACAAATATACCCCCTGTGCTGGAAGAAGACCCCCAAAATGCAGAGTAGATCCCCTCCAAACACCATGGGCTAAGGGGTCTGCTAAGTGACACCAAATATACCACCCCCTAAAATGTAGCTCTAAGGCACCCCATTTACCAAGTGTGTTTGCACAGATATGGCAGTCGTCATCCAAGCACACAAGCAAACTCAGTGCAACTCAGTTCAAGAAGCAGCAGAAAGATTCCCTCCCACCCCATTCAACATTGTCCTGCTAGAGGGAACCCATACCGCTCACACAGCAGTGCAACTACACTGCAAACAGACCCCCATCCCCCCCATTTATAACACAAATACACTTCCCGCACTCACACAACtaaatacaaacacacaaaacAGCTGTAAGTAACAGTTAGAGGAGAACCCATCGGAATACAAAACTCACCGCAATGAAACAGCCAGGAAGCGCCACAAGGCAGCCCAGCTATACTGTGAAGCGGAGCCGAATATTCAACATGGGGCAACTAAACCGCTAGGGGCCCCAACAGAGAGGAAACTGCACTGCAGCCCCCAACTGAGTCACTCCATAAAATGCAAGTCATGCCACCAGTAAAAGGCAACTAAATAGCCCAGGAGGCTCCAGCACCGTCGCCCAGCCCATGGCAACTACACTCAAAGGAACTTCCAAACTACGAGCCACACAGGCTTCTCCTATGCACGTAGCCTCGCAACAGGAGCCCAGGCTATACAGCCACAGCCCCATCCCACGGCTACTAAACTGAATGGTGAAATCCTTCATGCAATTTAAATACAAGTGAGTCCCGAACCACTGCAAAAATAACCCCACGTGGGAGCCCCACAGCCCCGGGCAACTGTTAACCCTGCGAGGGAGCACCTGGGCAACTAACCCTGCGAGGGAGCCCGTACAGCCCCATGGCAACTAACGCTGCGAGGGAGCCCGTACAACCCCTGGGCAACTAACCCTGGGAGGGAGCCCGTACAACCCCTGGGCAACTAACCCTGGGAGGGAGCCCGTACAACCCCTGGGCAACTAACCCTGGGAGGGAGCCCGTACAACCCCTGGGCAACTAACCCTGGGAGGGAGCCCGTACAACCCCTGGGCAACTAACCCTGGGAGGGAGCCCGTACAACCCCTGGGCAACTAACCCTGGGAGGGAGCCCGTACAACCCCTGGGCAACTAACCCTGGGAGGGAGCCCCACAGCCCCTGGGCAACTAACCCTGGGAGGGAGCCCCACAGCCCCTGGGCAACTAACCCTGGGAGGGAGCCCCACAGCCCCTGGGCAACTAACCCTGGGAGGGAGCCCGTACAACCCCTGGGCAACTAACCCTGGGAGGGAGCCCGTACAACCCCTGGGCAACTAACCCTGGGAGGGAGCCCGTACAACCCCTGGGCAACTAACCCTGGGAGGGAGCCCGTACAACCCCTGGGCAACTAACCCTGGGAGGGAGCCCCACAGCCCCTGGGCAACTAACCCTGGGAGGGAGCCCCACAGCCCCTGGGCAACTAACCCTGGGAGGGAGCCCCACAGCCCCTGGGCAACTAACCCTGGGAGGGAGCCCCACAGCCCCTGGGCAACTAACCCTGGGAGGGAGCCCCACAGCCCCTGGGCAACTAAGCCACTCTGGAACAGTCAAACAactaaatgtgagtaaatgtgccAACTTAACAGCAGCTAAACTGCAGGAGGGAGCTAACAATGCGTGATTAGGCGCAAGGGAGCCCTGTTGAAGCTGTACTGAGCAGCAGGAGGGCCCCCACTCCAACTCAGGGCAATGAGCACCAGGCTGGAAGAGCAGACACAGGCAGCGCATAACTAGGGGGGCTCTAACAACAGGGGGACCCGGCTAAGTGCAACTCTTGCGTTGGGAGAGAAGCCCCGCCCTAGCATTAGCGCCAGTGCAAGGGGCACAGGGACACTGGGTACAGGCACACGGCATGGGAGGCCCCAGCGACCCCCGACAGAGTCAATGCATTACAACAATCCTAGTCTCTctactaaactacaactcccataacccCCTGCTAGCAACTGGATAACTACAGAGCGGAGCTGGGAGCCTTTAGACAAGTCTCAGCCAACACACGCCGGACTCCCAGGGCTAATAACACGCTAATAAAACCCCGAGCAGAGCGGCCACAAGCCGGAACGTACCTTGTACAACAGGTCGATGTCGTAGAAGGCGGATAAAAGGGTCGTAGACATTTCCAGATCCAGTTTGAAGGTTTCTCGGCGCGTCTCCCAGCGGAGCGGCAAATCCCACGTACTTGAGAGGCTTTGGAATAGCCACGACTAAAGTCAGATTGGGGAAGGTTGTAAAATGGACTGGTCCGTTTAATGGGAATAATCCACCGGCGGCCCGGGCAGGGGGAGGAGGGGGGACAGGTTGGTTGGTTAGTGTAAGTGCAAGTGCGAGCTGACGGACTGGAACTCCCCGGACAACATGCAAAGCTCCACTATATAAACTAGCAGAAGGGCGCGATGTGGGAGGAGCCACAGCCGTGACCCAGCCGCGCTCTGTGAggccaagccccgccccctggcgtCACCGCCTCCTCGTTTCCTATTGGGTGCCGCCAATTTCCTTCGCTAGGAGTCCAGTGACTTTCTCTTGATTCTACACAGTCACATTGTGACACGGCAGCGTGCGTTTAGGGCTATCGAGGGGCTGCTTGTTGTTGACATGACCCTCCTGCTCGATCCTTTTGGTATCATAGCCAGGGACCGATATATTTCAATAAACTCTGACTTTGGATAATTATGAACTGATTCGTATGGCCTTTTATGCTCAACGAAGGGCAATACTTCATTTGAAAGATATTTTTTTGCTAAAGACAGCTATCTCGCTTATAAATTACCTCAGGGTTCTGTCGTAAGGCAGTTTGTCTAGGGTATATCATTTATAATCTGCAGCAATAGAAAAGCTATGGCAGT from the Xenopus tropicalis strain Nigerian chromosome 5, UCB_Xtro_10.0, whole genome shotgun sequence genome contains:
- the zfp36l2 gene encoding mRNA decay activator protein ZFP36L2 isoform X1, with translation MSTTLLSAFYDIDLLYKNEKVLNNLALSTMLDKKAVGSPVSSTNSNLFPGFLRRHSASNLQALSGNTNPAKFCPNNNQLKEPAAGSTALLNRENKFRDRSFSENGERSQHLLHLQQQQQQKAGAQVNSTRYKTELCRPFEESGACKYGEKCQFAHGFHELRSLTRHPKYKTELCRTFHTIGFCPYGPRCHFIHNAEERRQAPGAGERPKLHHSLSFSGFPNHSLDSPLLESPTSRTPPPQSSSSLYCQELLQLNNNNNPCANNAFTFSGQELGLIAPLAIHTQNPPYCRQPSSSPPLSFQPLRRVSESPVFDAPPSPPDSLSDRDSYLSGSLSSGSLSGSDSPTLDSNRRLPIFSRLSISDD
- the zfp36l2 gene encoding mRNA decay activator protein ZFP36L2 (The RefSeq protein has 1 substitution compared to this genomic sequence); this translates as MLDKKAVGSPVSSTNSNLFPGFLRRHSASNLQALSGNTNPAKFCPNNNQLKEPAAGSTALLNRENKFRDRSFSENGERSQHLLHLQQQQQQKAGAQVNSTRYKTELCRPFEESGACKYGEKCQFAHGFHELRSLTRHPKYKTELCRTFHTIGFCPYGPRCHLIHNAEERRQAPGAGERPKLHHSLSFSGFPNHSLDSPLLESPTSRTPPPQSSSSLYCQELLQLNNNNNPCANNAFTFSGQELGLIAPLAIHTQNPPYCRQPSSSPPLSFQPLRRVSESPVFDAPPSPPDSLSDRDSYLSGSLSSGSLSGSDSPTLDSNRRLPIFSRLSISDD